Below is a window of Clavibacter michiganensis subsp. tessellarius DNA.
TACGACATCATCCCCGGCAGCACGCGGAGGAACCAGCGCACGCCGCAGACGAGGTACGCGCGGACGGCGAGCACCTGGATCCGGCTCGGCTCGCGGACGGAGGAGCGCAGGAAGCGGAGGGCGGCGCGCGGCACCGAGCGCGCGGCGGGGTCGACCACCGGGCTGATGAGCACCACCGTGCTGATCCCCGGGCGCCGGGCGGCGAGGTCGGCCACCACCTGCGTGCCCATCGAGTGGCCGACGAGTACGGGGTCGTCGAGGCCGAGCGCGTCGATCGCGGCGCCCACGAGGTCGGCGTACTCGCGGATCTCGAGCGACCGCCCGGGGTGGCGCACGCCCGCGAATCCCGGCAGGTCGAGCGCGTGCACGGTGCCGCGCGCGTCGAGTCGCGGCGCGAGGCGCTCGAAGTAGTCGGAGGAGACGCCGATGCCGGGGACGAGCACGAAGGCGCGGCCGTCGGGGCTGCCGAGGGTGCTGATCCGCACGGTGAGCCCGCGGTGCACGATGCGCGTCACGCGGACCGTGGTGGCGGGGCGGCCGTGCTCGGTCATGCGGTGCCTCCTCGGCCGACGGGCGGGTCGTCGGGTGCGGTCCGCGCGGCGTCCACGCTAGGGCACCGTCACCGGGGATCCGACGAGCGGCGTCGCGGCGCATCGACGCACGGACGCCCGACGCCCGACGCCCGACGCCCGACGCCCGACGCCCGCCGCGCCCGGGTCAGGCTCCGGCGTCCCCGCTCGACACGCACAGGCAGAACGGGTGCCCCGCCGGATCCGCGTACACGTCGAAGCGGTCGGGCGCCGCCGGGTCCGGGGCCGGCTGGAGGAGGCGACCGCCGAGGGCGAGCACGCGCTCGCGGCCCGCCTCGAGGTCGTCGACGTACAGATCGAGGTGCATCTGCATCTGCTGGCGCGGACCCTCGCCCGGCCACTCCGGCGCGACGAAGTCGGGCGCGAGCTGGAAGCCGAGGCGCCACTCGCCGTCGACGCGCACGCTGTGCCAGTCGTCCTCCGCGGCCACCTCGCCGCCGAGGAGGCCCGCCCAGAAGGCGCTCTCCGCGGCCAGGTCGGGGGCGTCGAACACCGTGATCGTGCGGTGGATCCTCATGGGCGCGTCCTTGCCTCGTCGTCGAGCGGGTGCTGCCAGCCTGGCACCGGGCCGCGGCCGCGGCCAGGATCCGCCGCCCGCGCCCCTGGGATCCGGACCCCGACCGACGGTAGGTTTGACGACACGGCGCGTCTCCCGCGCCGGACATCCCAGCGGGCATCGTGGCTCAGCCGTCCAGACGACGGCAGGAGCGTGCGACGGCCGTCGGGCCACCAGTCACCCTCCTGAAAGGAGCGACCATGTCCGCCCCCTCCGTCCAGCTCTACACGGTCCGCGACGCCGTCTCCGCCGACCTGCAGGGCGCCGTCGCCCGCGTCGCCGAGATCGGCTACACGCAGGTCGAGCCGTACGCGTTCGTCGAGCGCGCCGACGAGTTCGCCGCCGCCTTCGCCGCATCCGGCGTCACCGCGCCCTCGGGCCACGCGCCCGTCATCGACGGCGACGACGACCAGGCCGCCCGCACCTTCGACGCCGCCGCGAAGCTCGGGATCCAGACGGTCATCGATCCGTTCATCCCCTCCGAGCGCTGGCAGACCGCCGACGACGCGCACCGGATCGCCGACCGCGTCAACGAGCTGCAGGTCCAGGCCGCCGCGCGCGGGCTCGCCTTCGGGTACCACAACCACCAGTGGGAGTTCGCGAACACGGTCGACGGTCGCCCGATCTACGAGCTCTTCGTGGAGCGCCTCAACGCGGATGTCGTGCTCGAGCTCGACGCGTTCTGGTCGACCGTCGGCGGCATGGACACGCCCGCCCTGCTGGAGAAGCTCGGCGACCGCGTGCAGTTCCTGCACGTGAAGGACGGCAAGATCTCCGACGCGATCGCCAAGGTTCTGCCGAGCGCCGAGTCCGCGCTCGTCGTGCCGCCGGAGCTCGCGCAGGCCTTCAAGATGCAGGAGCCCGCGGGCCAGGGCGACGTCGACGTCGCCGCCGTGCTCGCGGCCGCCCCGCACGCGCTGCGCGTCGTCGAGTTCGACGACTACGCGGGTGACGTGTTCGATGGCATCACGGCGTCGCTCGCCTGGCTGCAGGAGAACGACAAGTGACCGGCGGCACCGGCCGCGTCGGCGTCGGCGTCATCGGCGCGGGCGTCATCTCGGGCACCTACCTGGAGAACATGACGGCGATGCCGGACCTCGAGGTCCTGTTCGTCGCCGACATCGACCTCGACCGCGCCCGCGCGCGCGCCGAGGAGCACGGCGTGCCGCATCACGGCACCGTCGACGAGCTCCTGGCCATGGACGAGATCGAGATCGTCGTGAACCTCACGCTGCCGGCCACGCACGCGGAGGTCGGCCGGCGGATCGTCGCCGCCGGCAAGCACGTGTGGAGCGAGAAGCCGCTGGCGCTGGACCACGCATCCGGCCAGGACCTGCTCGAGGCGGCCCGCGCCGCCGGCGTGCAGGTCGCGTGCGCGCCCGACACCGTGCTCGGCGCCGGGATCCAGTCGGCCATGCGCGCCATCGCCCGCGGCGACATCGGCGAGCCGCTCACCGCGACGACGCTCTTCCACGTGCCCGGTCCCGACGCCTGGCACCCGAACCCCGAGTTCCTGTTCGCGAAGGGCGCCGGACCCCTCTTCGACATGGGCCCGTACTACGTCACCACGCTCGTGCACGCGTTCGGCGCGGCCGAGACGGTGAGCGCGGTCTCCTCGACCTCGCGCACCACGCGCACCATCGGCAGCGGACCTCGCGCGGGCACCGACTTCCCGGTGGAGGTGCCGACGCACCACGCGGCGCTCATCTCGTTCGCGGGCGGGCAGTCGGCGCAGTCGACCTTCAGCTTCCAGAACGCGCTGCCGCGCATGGGCTTCGTCGAGATCTCGGGCAGCGAGGGCACCATCGTGCTCCCCGACCCGAACACGTTCGAGGGCGACAGCCAGCTGTGGCGCTTCGGGCAGCAGGAGCCGGAGACGCTGACGGCGGCCGGATCCACGTACGGCCGGGGCTCCGGCGTGCTCGACCTCGCGCGCAGCATCCGCGGCGGGGCCCCGGTGCGCGCGTCCGGCGAGGTCGCGGCGCACGTGCTCGACGTGCTGCTCGCGATCCGCGACGCAGCCGACAGCCGCGAGGTCGTCACGGTCGCGTCGACGGTCGAGAAGCCGACCCCGCTCGCGGAGGACTGGGACCCGGCGGCGGCGACGCTGTAGAGGGCGACCCGCACTGCGGCTCGACCGACGGCCCCGCATCCGGAGACGGACGCGGGGCCGTCGGGCGTCCGGCGACCGGCCGCGGGGGCGCGGGGGCCGCCCGCCCGGAGGAGACTGGACCCATGCAGCTGCACCGCGTCACCACCGGGACCGGACCCCGCCACGTCGGCCTGGTGCACGGGCTCGGCGCGGACGGCGCGACCTGGGCGCCCGTCGTCGAGCGGCTCGTCGCCTCCGGCCGCTGCACCGTCACGACCGTCGACCTCCGCGGGCACGGGGAGAGCGACCGGGCCGGCTCGTACGGCATCGAGGAGATGGCCGACGACGTCGCGGAGGCGCTGCCGCGCGGCCTCGACGCGGTCGTCGGGCACTCGCTCGGCGGATCCGTGCTGGTGCGCGCCGTCGCCCGCCTCGAGCCCGCGCACGCGGTGTACCTCGACCCCGGGTTCCGGCTCGCGCTGCCGACCACGGGGATCCGCGGCCGCCTGTTCTGGACCGCCCCGCTCGTGGGCCTCGCCGTCGCGCAGCTGCCGCGCGCCCGGGCCGCCGCCCGGATCCGCGCCGCCTACGCCCCCGCGGTGCGGGCGTCGCTCGACGCCGCCCAGGCCCGCTTCGACCGCGGCATGGCGATCGGCGTCTTCCGCGACGTGGCCTTCCATCCGCTCGCGGTGAGCGCGCCGGCCGTGCCGTCGACGATCGTGCTCTCCGACGAGTCGCCGTCCGTGCTGCCCGACGCGTACGCGGCCGAGCTGGAGCGCGCGGGCTGGGACGTCCGGCGGCTGCCGGGCATCCACCACGACATGCAGCTCGAGGATCCGGACCGGGTGCTCGCCGCGATCGGGGACGTGCTGTGAGC
It encodes the following:
- a CDS encoding Gfo/Idh/MocA family protein gives rise to the protein MTGGTGRVGVGVIGAGVISGTYLENMTAMPDLEVLFVADIDLDRARARAEEHGVPHHGTVDELLAMDEIEIVVNLTLPATHAEVGRRIVAAGKHVWSEKPLALDHASGQDLLEAARAAGVQVACAPDTVLGAGIQSAMRAIARGDIGEPLTATTLFHVPGPDAWHPNPEFLFAKGAGPLFDMGPYYVTTLVHAFGAAETVSAVSSTSRTTRTIGSGPRAGTDFPVEVPTHHAALISFAGGQSAQSTFSFQNALPRMGFVEISGSEGTIVLPDPNTFEGDSQLWRFGQQEPETLTAAGSTYGRGSGVLDLARSIRGGAPVRASGEVAAHVLDVLLAIRDAADSREVVTVASTVEKPTPLAEDWDPAAATL
- a CDS encoding alpha/beta fold hydrolase; amino-acid sequence: MQLHRVTTGTGPRHVGLVHGLGADGATWAPVVERLVASGRCTVTTVDLRGHGESDRAGSYGIEEMADDVAEALPRGLDAVVGHSLGGSVLVRAVARLEPAHAVYLDPGFRLALPTTGIRGRLFWTAPLVGLAVAQLPRARAAARIRAAYAPAVRASLDAAQARFDRGMAIGVFRDVAFHPLAVSAPAVPSTIVLSDESPSVLPDAYAAELERAGWDVRRLPGIHHDMQLEDPDRVLAAIGDVL
- a CDS encoding VOC family protein codes for the protein MRIHRTITVFDAPDLAAESAFWAGLLGGEVAAEDDWHSVRVDGEWRLGFQLAPDFVAPEWPGEGPRQQMQMHLDLYVDDLEAGRERVLALGGRLLQPAPDPAAPDRFDVYADPAGHPFCLCVSSGDAGA
- a CDS encoding sugar phosphate isomerase/epimerase family protein; this encodes MSAPSVQLYTVRDAVSADLQGAVARVAEIGYTQVEPYAFVERADEFAAAFAASGVTAPSGHAPVIDGDDDQAARTFDAAAKLGIQTVIDPFIPSERWQTADDAHRIADRVNELQVQAAARGLAFGYHNHQWEFANTVDGRPIYELFVERLNADVVLELDAFWSTVGGMDTPALLEKLGDRVQFLHVKDGKISDAIAKVLPSAESALVVPPELAQAFKMQEPAGQGDVDVAAVLAAAPHALRVVEFDDYAGDVFDGITASLAWLQENDK
- a CDS encoding alpha/beta fold hydrolase, which translates into the protein MTEHGRPATTVRVTRIVHRGLTVRISTLGSPDGRAFVLVPGIGVSSDYFERLAPRLDARGTVHALDLPGFAGVRHPGRSLEIREYADLVGAAIDALGLDDPVLVGHSMGTQVVADLAARRPGISTVVLISPVVDPAARSVPRAALRFLRSSVREPSRIQVLAVRAYLVCGVRWFLRVLPGMMSYPIEARLPEIRASTLVIRGEHDAVAPRAWVEEMGRRLPRARLWEIPGAAHSVMHDHADEVARLCLAHLERRPGDGSSTEDASAELRRYPEAEEQPDEEHADFAPTLGDSIHGIRAQVAEGVAILRGDDAAIGRAKTAHAEAMADAAERARRRSRSRAS